A region of Anolis sagrei isolate rAnoSag1 chromosome 2, rAnoSag1.mat, whole genome shotgun sequence DNA encodes the following proteins:
- the C2H19orf53 gene encoding leydig cell tumor 10 kDa protein homolog, producing the protein MAQGKQKFQARKAGPAGKKAAPSAARGPRKGGRVIAPKKARVIQQQKLKKNLEVGIRKKIEHDVVMKASAKLPKKLSVLKTPKPETSKDQGHSSKS; encoded by the exons ATGGCGCAAGGCAAGCAGAAGTTCCAGGCGCGGAAGGCGGGCCCCGCGGGGAAGAAGGCGGCGCCCTCGGCTGCCCGGGGACCTCGGAAAGGAG GCCGTGTTATTGCTCCCAAGAAGGCTCGTGTGATCCAGCAGCAGAAACTGAAGAAG AATCTGGAAGTTGGAATTCGTAAGAAAATTGAGCATGATGTAGTCATGAAGGCCAGCGCAAAATTACCAAAGAAACTGAGTGTTCTGAAGACCCCAAAACCGGAAACCTCGAAGGACCAAGGTCACTCCAGCAAGTCATAG